A region from the Parasphingopyxis sp. CP4 genome encodes:
- a CDS encoding alpha/beta hydrolase codes for MAQDGQPLEGEPEVTMALGPLVGLAREDFVGAIAMLLRETATDPQRTFKHAQSFSEDVVQIMTGKSELAPNPRDKRFMDPAFSFNPFYKAGMQYFLAVEKGTKHWIEDLELDALEKDRASFISQIVIDALAPTNSFALNPMAQKRAIDSGGLSLVKGLKNAYDDMVNNDFMVSQVDKKPFTLGENVASTPGAVVYREDMFELVQYKPSTDDVYEIPQLTIPPQINKMYINDLSPEKSVVKYQIDHGIQTFVISWRNPTDEMGVWGMSEYVDACVRALDAVQEITGSDKVNVSGGCSGGQTMSVLLSKLASQKDDRIGAATMMVCVLEPKPGDTEASSLISENGVALAKQRAKRQGVIEASSLARGFAWLRPNDLIWNYVINNYLMGEDPPAFDVLFWNADATNLSATLMGDFLDLFEANAYAEPGTYEIADHTLDLKKVKSDMFILGGVTDHITPWRACYRSTQLFGSKDVEFVLSQSGHMQAILNPPGNPKAKYFKSKKKGKPPASVDKWMDGTEEIKDSWWPYWMEWLQSRSGDEKPAPKSLGSKANKASDPAPGTYVLE; via the coding sequence ATGGCTCAAGACGGCCAACCGCTCGAAGGCGAACCTGAAGTCACGATGGCGCTGGGACCGTTAGTCGGTCTGGCGCGCGAGGATTTTGTTGGCGCGATTGCGATGTTGCTGCGCGAAACCGCCACGGATCCACAACGCACATTCAAACATGCACAAAGCTTCTCCGAGGATGTCGTTCAGATCATGACCGGCAAATCGGAGCTGGCCCCCAATCCGCGTGACAAACGCTTCATGGACCCCGCGTTCAGCTTCAATCCCTTCTACAAGGCCGGGATGCAGTATTTTCTCGCGGTCGAGAAAGGCACGAAGCACTGGATCGAAGATCTTGAGCTTGATGCGCTGGAAAAGGACCGGGCGAGCTTCATCTCGCAAATCGTGATCGATGCGCTGGCGCCGACCAATAGTTTCGCGCTGAACCCGATGGCGCAGAAGCGAGCCATCGACAGCGGTGGCCTCTCGCTCGTGAAGGGCTTGAAAAATGCCTATGACGACATGGTCAATAATGATTTCATGGTCAGCCAGGTCGACAAGAAGCCGTTCACCCTGGGCGAAAATGTCGCGAGCACGCCGGGCGCGGTCGTCTATCGCGAGGACATGTTCGAGCTGGTCCAGTACAAACCATCGACCGATGATGTGTACGAAATCCCGCAGCTGACAATTCCGCCGCAAATCAACAAAATGTATATCAACGACCTGTCACCCGAAAAAAGCGTGGTGAAGTATCAGATCGATCACGGCATCCAGACCTTTGTCATCAGCTGGCGCAACCCTACGGACGAAATGGGCGTCTGGGGCATGAGCGAATATGTCGATGCCTGCGTCCGCGCCCTCGACGCCGTTCAGGAAATCACCGGCTCGGACAAAGTCAACGTATCGGGTGGCTGTTCAGGTGGCCAAACGATGTCCGTACTGCTGTCCAAGCTGGCATCGCAAAAGGATGATCGGATCGGTGCAGCCACGATGATGGTCTGCGTCCTCGAGCCAAAACCCGGTGATACCGAGGCGAGCTCGTTGATATCCGAGAATGGGGTCGCGCTGGCCAAGCAGCGGGCCAAGCGCCAGGGCGTAATCGAGGCCAGTTCGCTCGCCCGCGGGTTCGCATGGTTGAGGCCCAATGATCTCATCTGGAACTATGTGATCAACAACTATCTGATGGGCGAAGATCCGCCGGCGTTCGACGTTCTCTTCTGGAATGCCGACGCAACCAATTTGTCGGCCACGCTGATGGGTGATTTTCTCGATCTGTTCGAGGCCAATGCCTATGCAGAGCCTGGCACCTACGAAATCGCTGATCACACGCTCGATCTGAAAAAGGTAAAGAGCGACATGTTCATCCTGGGCGGCGTAACGGATCACATCACGCCATGGCGCGCCTGTTATCGCTCTACGCAGCTCTTCGGCTCGAAGGACGTCGAATTTGTGCTGTCCCAGTCGGGCCATATGCAGGCGATCCTCAATCCTCCGGGCAATCCGAAGGCCAAATATTTCAAGTCCAAGAAGAAGGGCAAACCGCCGGCCTCTGTGGATAAATGGATGGACGGTACCGAGGAGATCAAGGACAGCTGGTGGCCCTATTGGATGGAATGGCTGCAAAGCCGTTCTGGCGATGAGAAACCGGCGCCAAAATCGCTGGGGAGCAAGGCCAACAAGGCCAGTGACCCGGCACCTGGAACCTATGTTCTGGAATAG
- a CDS encoding TonB-dependent receptor yields the protein MLKRTLLCTAGAVALSIPTISHAQAEGVNPSDAGNVIIVTATRRAEDIQDVPIAVTAVNPEQLERQGVANVQQITSVSPSFSTSNAQNAGGTVVLRIRGVGTTSNNIGFESAVGIFIDGAYQSRPGIALSEFVDIERVEILRGPQGTLFGRNTSAGALNITTVAPDVTEFGGFANASYGNYDFMNIQGAVNVPLIQDTLAVRITGAYSERDGYLRLPNAVEDSNEIDRYLVRGQLGYESAGGVTLRLIGDYSRSTATCCQSIEVRRSPVEEAGLFALVGLGARGGINQPNTGQEAVDDLIGSGNFAPLADIDQWGITAELNVPLGDDAELVYIGSYREFRSDQVNDSDFTGLNVVNTTVNRAAIDTMTHELRLQGEALDGRLSWLVGGYYADEDITARGRLELGSDYDALIGALIFGPTGGMFGNSPLQTLSGGFDPNGAFADNLYTQNSESWSIFTHNVFEITDGLDLTLGLRYSDESKSGGFAQLAANNQTCTGILANAPGLSMGPLAGLVPTLVGTACFPFTAQADLPGSGVAGGLPTPATFQTNFSDDELIYTVKLGYEFPSIPINVYASFTHGYKSGGINLDSTAAASGADPRFASEEVDAYEVGFKARFLDDALTLNVAAFHQEFSNFQVLEFTGTQFQTFNVPQAVSTGVEIEILARPNDNWTFNGGLTYVGANYPDDCATAANAIRVQNLCGNPLTNAPDLVAIAGITYENEIGNNLDFFLNGQIRTESDRRTSTQPSNPASLADTAPLPFDFQDSNTKINLRAGIGAQDDSWNLEVWATNITNQITRGVTFNTVLRSGSRSTFPQEPRMYGLTVRTRF from the coding sequence ATGTTGAAACGCACTTTGCTGTGCACCGCCGGTGCGGTGGCACTCTCAATCCCCACAATTTCGCACGCTCAGGCTGAAGGCGTTAACCCCTCTGATGCCGGTAATGTGATCATCGTGACGGCTACCCGCCGTGCCGAAGACATTCAGGATGTTCCGATCGCGGTGACCGCCGTTAACCCGGAACAGCTCGAACGCCAGGGCGTCGCCAATGTCCAGCAGATCACGTCGGTTTCGCCGAGCTTCTCGACATCGAACGCACAGAATGCTGGTGGCACGGTTGTGCTGCGTATTCGCGGCGTTGGTACGACCTCGAACAATATCGGCTTTGAAAGTGCCGTCGGCATCTTCATCGATGGCGCGTATCAGTCGCGCCCGGGTATCGCACTGTCGGAGTTCGTCGATATTGAACGCGTCGAAATCCTCCGCGGTCCGCAGGGGACGCTGTTCGGTCGCAACACATCGGCTGGCGCTCTGAACATCACGACCGTCGCTCCGGACGTTACTGAGTTCGGCGGCTTCGCTAATGCGAGCTACGGCAATTATGATTTCATGAATATCCAGGGCGCGGTCAATGTTCCGCTGATCCAGGATACGCTCGCTGTGCGCATCACCGGCGCTTATAGCGAACGGGACGGCTATCTGCGCCTGCCCAATGCGGTTGAAGATTCGAACGAAATCGATCGCTATCTGGTTCGCGGTCAGCTCGGCTACGAAAGCGCAGGCGGGGTAACGCTGCGCTTGATCGGTGACTATTCGCGCAGCACAGCGACTTGCTGTCAGTCGATCGAAGTCCGCCGTTCGCCGGTGGAAGAAGCCGGTCTCTTTGCGCTGGTCGGGCTCGGCGCTCGTGGTGGTATCAACCAGCCGAATACGGGCCAGGAAGCGGTCGACGATCTGATTGGCTCCGGCAATTTCGCACCACTGGCTGATATTGATCAGTGGGGGATTACTGCTGAACTGAACGTACCGCTCGGTGACGATGCCGAACTGGTTTATATCGGTTCATATCGCGAATTCCGGTCAGACCAGGTCAATGACTCCGATTTCACCGGGCTCAACGTCGTGAACACGACGGTGAATCGTGCCGCGATCGATACGATGACTCACGAATTGCGGCTGCAAGGCGAAGCCCTTGATGGCCGCCTCTCTTGGCTCGTTGGTGGCTATTATGCCGATGAGGACATTACGGCTCGTGGGCGCCTAGAGCTTGGCTCAGACTATGACGCCTTGATCGGTGCGCTGATCTTTGGTCCGACCGGCGGAATGTTTGGTAATTCACCATTGCAAACACTGTCCGGCGGCTTTGATCCGAACGGCGCCTTTGCTGACAACCTCTACACCCAGAACAGTGAAAGCTGGTCAATCTTCACGCACAACGTGTTTGAGATTACCGATGGGTTGGATCTGACGCTGGGCCTTCGCTATTCGGACGAGAGCAAGAGCGGCGGATTTGCGCAGCTCGCAGCAAACAACCAAACCTGTACGGGTATTCTAGCCAATGCGCCGGGCCTTAGCATGGGTCCGCTCGCCGGGCTCGTACCAACACTGGTCGGCACAGCCTGTTTCCCGTTCACGGCACAGGCTGACCTTCCGGGTTCGGGCGTTGCTGGCGGCCTGCCGACACCGGCGACCTTCCAGACGAACTTTAGCGATGACGAGCTGATCTACACGGTCAAGCTTGGCTATGAGTTCCCGTCCATTCCGATCAATGTCTATGCCAGCTTCACGCATGGTTATAAGTCGGGTGGTATCAATCTGGACTCGACGGCTGCTGCTTCAGGCGCCGACCCGCGCTTCGCTTCAGAAGAAGTCGATGCCTATGAAGTCGGCTTTAAGGCACGGTTCCTGGATGATGCGCTGACGCTTAACGTTGCCGCCTTCCATCAGGAGTTCTCGAACTTCCAGGTGCTGGAATTCACCGGTACCCAGTTCCAGACCTTCAACGTCCCGCAAGCCGTATCGACCGGTGTGGAAATCGAAATTCTCGCACGGCCGAATGACAATTGGACGTTCAACGGTGGCCTGACCTATGTCGGCGCCAACTATCCTGATGACTGTGCCACTGCCGCAAACGCAATCCGAGTGCAGAATCTCTGCGGTAACCCGCTGACTAACGCACCGGATCTCGTGGCAATCGCCGGCATTACCTATGAGAATGAAATCGGCAACAATCTCGATTTCTTCCTCAACGGCCAGATCAGGACGGAAAGCGATCGCCGTACGTCGACCCAGCCGTCGAACCCGGCAAGCTTGGCGGATACTGCGCCGCTGCCGTTCGATTTCCAGGACAGCAATACGAAGATCAACCTGCGCGCCGGCATCGGAGCACAGGACGATAGCTGGAATCTGGAAGTCTGGGCCACGAACATCACCAACCAGATCACGCGTGGTGTTACGTTCAACACGGTTCT
- a CDS encoding GNAT family N-acetyltransferase, translating to MFAVTKRLLLRPGWIEEAPALTEVIADERIARNTSQMPWPYRLEDAERFLAREPDLDFPHFQIIDRTVDPVRMIGGIGFKDGGDAPEIGYWLTPDSWGRGFATEAGKAAIEAARASLGYQRIVAGHFVDNPASGRVLEKLGFRRTGSVVPQHSIARNREVDCVMFELDEEDMLRSVTPALAA from the coding sequence ATGTTCGCAGTTACGAAGAGACTGTTGCTCAGGCCCGGCTGGATCGAAGAGGCCCCTGCCCTGACCGAGGTGATCGCTGATGAGCGGATTGCCCGGAACACGTCGCAGATGCCCTGGCCCTATCGCCTTGAAGATGCCGAAAGGTTTCTTGCGCGCGAACCAGATCTCGATTTCCCGCATTTCCAGATCATCGATCGGACGGTCGATCCCGTGCGGATGATTGGCGGTATCGGGTTCAAGGATGGCGGCGATGCGCCTGAAATCGGTTACTGGCTAACGCCAGATAGCTGGGGCCGCGGCTTTGCCACTGAAGCTGGCAAGGCAGCCATTGAAGCCGCTCGCGCGTCGCTCGGCTATCAGCGGATTGTCGCTGGCCATTTCGTCGACAATCCCGCGTCTGGTCGGGTTCTCGAGAAGCTGGGATTCCGAAGGACTGGATCAGTCGTGCCCCAGCATTCGATCGCCCGAAACCGCGAAGTCGACTGCGTCATGTTCGAGCTTGACGAGGAAGACATGCTTCGCAGCGTGACCCCGGCCCTAGCGGCCTAG
- the rplU gene encoding 50S ribosomal protein L21, giving the protein MFAVVRTGGKQYRVAEGDVITIEKIAGEAGDSVSFDDVLMAGEGAKLEDVKNLSVSGEIVEQGRGEKVIVFKKKRRHNYRRKNGHRQMLTQIKITGIGGKKKAAPKKAATAKAADGETAKKAPAKKAPAKKAAPKKAPAKKAAAKSTTAAKKAPAKKAPAKKAAPKTDDKDA; this is encoded by the coding sequence ATGTTCGCAGTCGTGCGCACGGGCGGCAAGCAATATCGCGTCGCTGAAGGTGATGTAATCACCATTGAAAAAATCGCTGGTGAAGCCGGTGATTCGGTCTCGTTTGACGATGTCCTGATGGCTGGCGAAGGCGCCAAGCTTGAAGACGTCAAGAATCTCTCCGTCTCGGGTGAGATTGTTGAACAGGGCCGCGGTGAGAAAGTCATCGTCTTCAAGAAGAAGCGTCGCCATAATTACCGTCGCAAGAACGGCCATCGCCAGATGCTGACCCAGATCAAGATCACGGGTATCGGCGGCAAGAAGAAAGCGGCTCCGAAGAAAGCTGCAACGGCAAAGGCTGCTGACGGCGAAACGGCCAAAAAGGCTCCGGCTAAAAAGGCGCCTGCCAAAAAGGCAGCGCCTAAAAAAGCTCCAGCCAAAAAAGCGGCTGCCAAGAGCACGACGGCAGCTAAAAAGGCTCCGGCCAAGAAAGCGCCCGCCAAAAAGGCAGCGCCGAAGACAGACGATAAGGACGCGTAA
- a CDS encoding sulfotransferase domain-containing protein, translating to MKQLNTRREYLGPITDTRRWNHFEPRNDDIFVCTPPKCGTTWTQAICAMLVFKTADHGQKPGVISPWFDAMAFAPVEQDAAMLEAQEHRRFIKTHSPYDGIPHYADTQYLVVLRDPRDVFFSGLSHRDNMSEEELAFAVFPSGENAFIDWLDRQAPDGEWDLVSLHAITHFLATYWEHRNAPNVHLHHFSDMKRDLRGEIAKMADEVGIKVDDAKLAEYTEAATFDSMKRNADQFAPGAGTGIWKTERDFFAKGASNQWEDRLSDAELAAFDERLAALLPPDAAQWLLNGGDAS from the coding sequence ATGAAGCAACTGAACACACGCCGGGAGTATCTGGGGCCTATCACTGACACGCGCCGTTGGAATCATTTCGAGCCGCGCAATGATGACATATTCGTCTGTACGCCGCCGAAATGCGGGACGACATGGACCCAAGCCATATGCGCCATGCTGGTGTTTAAGACCGCCGATCACGGCCAGAAACCGGGCGTAATCTCTCCCTGGTTCGATGCCATGGCCTTTGCGCCCGTGGAGCAGGACGCGGCGATGTTGGAGGCGCAAGAACATCGGCGCTTCATCAAGACCCATTCGCCTTATGACGGCATCCCGCATTATGCGGATACACAGTATCTGGTCGTCCTCCGTGATCCCCGGGATGTCTTTTTCTCCGGTCTCAGCCACCGGGACAATATGTCAGAAGAAGAGCTGGCCTTTGCGGTTTTCCCGAGCGGCGAGAATGCGTTTATCGATTGGCTCGATCGGCAAGCGCCGGATGGCGAATGGGATCTGGTTTCACTGCATGCGATCACCCATTTTCTTGCAACCTATTGGGAGCATCGCAACGCACCTAATGTTCACCTCCATCACTTCTCGGACATGAAACGAGACCTGCGCGGCGAGATCGCGAAAATGGCCGATGAAGTTGGGATAAAGGTCGATGATGCCAAGCTAGCCGAATATACAGAAGCGGCGACCTTCGACAGCATGAAGCGCAACGCCGACCAATTCGCCCCTGGTGCTGGGACCGGAATATGGAAAACCGAACGCGATTTCTTTGCGAAGGGCGCGTCCAATCAGTGGGAGGATCGGCTGAGCGATGCCGAGCTCGCAGCGTTCGACGAACGGCTCGCTGCCCTGCTTCCGCCGGATGCGGCGCAATGGTTGCTCAATGGGGGCGATGCTAGCTAG
- a CDS encoding alpha/beta fold hydrolase gives MSKSSHMEPPVYTLESVGGRELQVAYWRYKGPPNGKPPLLFFNGIGANTEVAAPLPTMLNDRDFITFDMPGVGESPEPTIPYNPFTMSHVTNQLLERYNMPLVDVMGVSWGGGMAQHFTLQHSSKVNRLVLVATTAGMLMVPGKFEALSKMVDPRRYIDPKFMETHFETLYGGSTKGSDGHIHRIKPPSKIGYFYQLLAMAGWTSAPALPFLRKPTLIMTGDRDPIVQPINGRILNLLIPGSELVIIEDGGHLFMLSHAQEFIDTVHEFLDRDQNEESADAA, from the coding sequence ATGTCCAAATCCAGCCATATGGAACCCCCGGTGTACACGCTTGAATCCGTTGGCGGCCGCGAGCTCCAAGTCGCGTATTGGCGCTACAAGGGCCCGCCAAACGGTAAGCCGCCACTGCTGTTCTTCAACGGTATCGGCGCGAATACCGAGGTCGCGGCTCCGCTGCCGACAATGCTGAACGATCGCGATTTCATCACATTTGATATGCCGGGCGTCGGAGAATCGCCGGAACCGACGATTCCCTACAACCCTTTCACCATGTCTCACGTCACGAACCAGCTGCTCGAACGCTATAATATGCCGCTGGTAGACGTAATGGGCGTGAGTTGGGGCGGCGGGATGGCCCAGCATTTCACACTCCAGCACAGCAGCAAGGTCAATCGGCTCGTCCTGGTGGCTACGACAGCCGGGATGCTGATGGTGCCCGGTAAGTTTGAAGCGCTCTCGAAAATGGTCGATCCGCGCCGCTATATCGATCCGAAATTCATGGAGACGCATTTCGAGACGCTGTATGGCGGATCGACGAAAGGGTCTGACGGCCATATCCACCGCATTAAACCGCCCTCGAAGATCGGCTATTTCTACCAGCTCCTCGCGATGGCTGGATGGACGAGTGCACCGGCGCTGCCTTTCCTGCGCAAACCGACACTGATCATGACGGGTGACCGCGACCCCATTGTTCAGCCGATAAACGGCCGAATCCTCAACTTGTTGATCCCGGGCAGCGAGCTTGTGATTATCGAAGATGGGGGCCATCTGTTCATGCTGAGCCATGCGCAGGAATTTATTGATACGGTCCATGAATTCCTGGATCGGGACCAGAACGAAGAAAGTGCCGACGCAGCCTGA
- a CDS encoding TetR/AcrR family transcriptional regulator yields MSIARKRLTPEQSRTAALQAARELLIEFGPQSVTLKAVATRVGRTHANLLHHFGSASGLQRALAAYLAETICNTIGEAVLKSRAGEGNPRDVVDLTFDAFDKEGAGALASWMLISGNEDALDPIVEKIHELVDDLAEGGHDDRTLHENTLELVFLALGDALMGRQLAASLGLERETGREIAARRFAQSFELRNQAEAAE; encoded by the coding sequence ATGTCAATAGCGCGAAAACGCCTTACACCAGAACAGAGCAGAACCGCGGCTTTACAGGCGGCCCGTGAGCTTTTGATCGAGTTTGGCCCTCAATCCGTGACCCTGAAGGCGGTCGCGACCCGGGTTGGCCGCACCCACGCCAATCTGCTGCACCATTTCGGTTCTGCATCCGGATTGCAGCGCGCGCTGGCCGCCTATCTCGCTGAAACGATCTGCAACACGATCGGCGAGGCAGTGCTGAAGAGCCGGGCTGGCGAAGGAAATCCCCGCGATGTAGTCGACCTGACCTTTGACGCGTTCGACAAGGAAGGCGCTGGTGCGCTCGCCTCCTGGATGCTGATTTCAGGCAATGAGGATGCGCTCGACCCGATTGTCGAGAAGATCCATGAGCTTGTCGATGATCTCGCCGAAGGCGGACATGACGACCGAACGCTGCATGAGAATACGCTGGAGCTCGTCTTCCTGGCACTGGGTGATGCGCTAATGGGTCGCCAACTGGCCGCGTCACTGGGTCTCGAGCGGGAGACCGGTCGCGAAATTGCAGCGCGACGATTTGCACAGTCATTCGAACTCAGAAACCAGGCGGAAGCCGCCGAGTAA
- a CDS encoding metal-dependent hydrolase codes for MAKDKTPVDLEITPRDRRFGRETSQDRWWYNNDPVGTAFFNALSVTFPRGEAYFIEAVKAHRKGVPPKLAGEIRAFVQQEVMHSREHVAFNRKVSETGYDISPLEKVVEESLEATKDRPAIVDLAVTMALEHYTALLAQQILKNEKGFASADPEWANLWRWHAIEEIEHKGVAYDTWMHATKDWSRWQRWKVKSRVMLLVTMMFWPKRVRGMKALLAQDGITGARAMGRILWFMFGTPGMLRKALPQWIAYFLPGFHPWNHDDRELIRLADSDYSDAVMQPEKEALAA; via the coding sequence ATGGCCAAAGACAAGACACCTGTCGACCTTGAGATAACCCCCCGTGATCGCCGCTTCGGGCGAGAAACCAGTCAGGACCGGTGGTGGTACAATAATGATCCGGTGGGCACAGCCTTTTTCAATGCCTTATCGGTCACCTTCCCGCGTGGCGAAGCCTATTTCATCGAAGCGGTGAAGGCGCATCGCAAAGGCGTGCCGCCGAAATTGGCGGGCGAAATCCGCGCTTTTGTGCAGCAGGAAGTCATGCACAGCCGCGAACATGTCGCTTTCAATCGAAAGGTTTCGGAGACCGGTTACGACATCAGCCCGCTGGAAAAGGTTGTCGAGGAATCGCTCGAAGCAACCAAGGATCGCCCGGCAATTGTCGACCTGGCGGTCACAATGGCGCTTGAACATTATACGGCGCTGCTGGCCCAGCAGATTTTGAAGAATGAAAAGGGCTTTGCGAGCGCGGATCCCGAATGGGCGAATTTGTGGCGTTGGCATGCGATCGAAGAGATTGAGCATAAGGGCGTCGCTTATGACACCTGGATGCATGCGACCAAGGACTGGTCGCGTTGGCAACGTTGGAAGGTCAAATCGCGAGTCATGCTGCTCGTGACAATGATGTTCTGGCCGAAGCGGGTGCGCGGAATGAAGGCCTTGCTGGCCCAGGACGGCATTACCGGCGCGCGTGCCATGGGCAGGATCCTATGGTTCATGTTCGGCACACCGGGCATGTTGCGTAAGGCTCTGCCGCAATGGATCGCCTATTTCCTCCCCGGCTTCCATCCATGGAACCATGACGATCGCGAGCTGATCCGCTTGGCGGACAGCGATTATAGCGATGCGGTGATGCAGCCGGAAAAGGAAGCGCTTGCTGCCTAA
- the rpmA gene encoding 50S ribosomal protein L27, whose product MAHKKAGGSSRNGRDSNPKFLGVKKFGGENVVAGNIIVRQRGTKWIPANNVGLGRDHTIFALVDGVVRFKKGRNNRTYVGVEMAEAAE is encoded by the coding sequence ATGGCACATAAGAAAGCAGGCGGTTCGTCGCGCAACGGTCGCGATTCAAACCCGAAATTCCTGGGCGTCAAAAAGTTCGGCGGCGAGAACGTCGTGGCCGGCAACATTATCGTGCGTCAGCGCGGCACCAAATGGATTCCGGCAAACAATGTTGGCCTTGGTCGCGATCACACGATCTTCGCACTCGTGGACGGTGTGGTCCGATTTAAAAAAGGTCGCAACAACCGCACCTATGTGGGTGTGGAGATGGCGGAAGCGGCCGAATAA
- a CDS encoding winged helix-turn-helix domain-containing protein: MALKISNRDARWLWLEAQGLADTPVGQLDVMAIIRQLGFVQLDTIQAVARAHHHILWSRNQNYRETMLDRLLAKDRNIFEHFTHDASVLPIETFPFWQRQFQRLGEQTARWEQTRAMPDATERAGIRARIEEEGPLSTHAFDSKAPKKAMWVRPPHKMALDHMWYAGELTTSHRTNFTKFYDITERVIPDLHREPDISDAEQVDWLCRAALDRLAFGSEGDIMRFWAATALGEVKAWRAAVANDLIEVEIADAAGNLIKALAPTNIEARLETLAKPTSRLRILNPFDPAVRDRKRLARLFGFDFRIEIFVPAAERKWGYYVMPILEGDRFVGRVEAKADRKRSTLTVHNVWPESGVKWGPPRWDKLHAELDRLGRFVGCKTVIWEESSRSD; encoded by the coding sequence ATGGCCTTGAAGATTTCTAACCGTGACGCGCGATGGCTCTGGCTTGAGGCGCAGGGACTGGCGGACACACCGGTGGGTCAGCTGGATGTCATGGCGATCATCCGGCAGCTTGGCTTCGTCCAGCTCGATACGATCCAGGCGGTTGCCCGCGCGCATCATCACATCCTGTGGTCGCGTAATCAGAATTACCGCGAAACGATGCTCGATCGCTTGCTCGCCAAAGATCGCAATATCTTCGAGCATTTCACCCATGACGCTTCAGTCCTGCCGATCGAAACCTTTCCCTTTTGGCAGCGCCAATTCCAACGCCTTGGCGAACAGACGGCGCGCTGGGAACAGACCCGCGCCATGCCCGATGCAACGGAACGCGCGGGTATCCGGGCGCGGATCGAGGAGGAGGGGCCACTCTCGACCCATGCCTTTGATAGCAAGGCTCCGAAAAAGGCGATGTGGGTGCGCCCGCCGCACAAAATGGCGCTCGATCATATGTGGTATGCTGGCGAGCTCACCACCTCGCACCGGACAAACTTCACCAAATTCTACGATATCACCGAACGCGTAATCCCGGATTTGCATCGCGAGCCCGACATTTCGGATGCCGAGCAGGTGGATTGGCTCTGTCGCGCCGCGCTCGATCGTCTGGCCTTTGGCAGCGAGGGAGACATCATGCGCTTCTGGGCGGCGACGGCGCTGGGCGAGGTCAAGGCTTGGCGTGCCGCCGTTGCGAACGATCTGATTGAGGTCGAGATTGCCGATGCCGCCGGCAATTTGATCAAGGCACTGGCACCGACCAATATCGAAGCGCGGCTCGAAACCCTTGCCAAACCGACCTCGCGCTTGCGTATCCTCAATCCCTTCGATCCGGCAGTCCGCGATCGCAAGCGTCTCGCCCGGCTTTTCGGGTTCGATTTCCGGATCGAGATTTTCGTACCCGCTGCCGAACGCAAATGGGGTTATTATGTCATGCCGATACTCGAAGGAGACCGATTTGTCGGCCGCGTCGAAGCCAAGGCGGACAGGAAGCGGAGCACGTTGACCGTGCACAATGTCTGGCCGGAATCCGGCGTCAAATGGGGGCCACCACGATGGGACAAGCTTCATGCCGAACTTGACCGCCTTGGCCGCTTTGTCGGATGCAAGACGGTGATTTGGGAGGAGAGTAGCCGCAGTGACTGA
- a CDS encoding N-acetyltransferase, with translation MTDLDIRLPEEMRRAGPSDWQTMGAITADAFQNDPVSSWIFGNTRAMAPIFGRQARYLYLPHGVCHLIEDVGATMWLLPGAPKQPSLWGRLDIALTMIRHAGIGGARRGLRAEAEMTRKKPTEPHAYLYTIGVHSSGQGKGLGRRLLAPMLEALDRAGLPAYLENSNPRNHSFYAGHGFAHMEHFNPAPGAPPLEAMWRKPS, from the coding sequence GTGACTGATCTCGATATCCGCTTGCCTGAAGAGATGCGACGTGCTGGCCCGAGCGATTGGCAGACCATGGGCGCGATCACGGCGGACGCGTTTCAGAATGATCCGGTTTCCAGCTGGATATTCGGCAACACGCGGGCGATGGCGCCGATCTTTGGACGGCAGGCGCGCTATCTCTATTTGCCGCACGGGGTTTGCCATCTGATTGAGGATGTAGGCGCGACGATGTGGCTGTTACCGGGAGCGCCCAAGCAACCATCGCTATGGGGTAGACTCGACATTGCACTGACAATGATCCGACATGCCGGGATTGGCGGGGCTCGTCGGGGGCTGAGGGCCGAAGCTGAAATGACCCGGAAAAAGCCGACCGAGCCGCATGCCTATTTGTACACGATTGGTGTGCATTCTTCGGGGCAAGGGAAGGGGTTGGGGCGCCGGCTGTTGGCGCCGATGCTGGAAGCCCTGGATAGAGCTGGACTGCCGGCCTATCTGGAAAATTCCAATCCGCGCAATCACAGCTTCTATGCCGGTCATGGCTTTGCCCATATGGAGCATTTCAATCCCGCGCCGGGCGCGCCGCCGTTGGAAGCGATGTGGCGCAAGCCTAGCTAG